Proteins from one Niallia circulans genomic window:
- a CDS encoding DUF3048 domain-containing protein, translating to MKKSLILILAAVFLFMTACSKEPENAGTHDENHKSGDAGKDEGSVDELGYTYPLSGLAVDKKSSERAIAVMVNNHPKARPQTGLADADIVYEALAEGEVTRFLAIFQSKVPKMIGPVRSSRDYYIELAKGYNSLYLAHGYSPEAKKLLTEGYIDNLNGMQYDGTLFQRSSERQAPHNSYISYSNILKGAEQNNFQMDEAPSSLVFLNDDEAQQIQGEEANKISIYYGSNPQYNSLFFYDKDTEKYTRYSNGEKTTDYESGMPVAVSNVFVIEAAHHTVDSKGRRDIDLQSGGIGYLLQKGKVRKVEWKNIDGRILPVEGGRQIGFVPGKTWINIIPSDPGLNAAVSLETQ from the coding sequence ATGAAAAAGAGCTTGATATTAATTTTGGCAGCAGTTTTCCTTTTTATGACAGCATGCAGTAAGGAACCAGAAAATGCTGGCACGCATGATGAGAATCACAAGAGTGGTGATGCAGGCAAAGATGAAGGCAGTGTGGATGAGTTAGGCTATACATATCCTTTATCAGGTCTGGCTGTTGATAAAAAAAGCAGTGAGCGTGCAATCGCTGTGATGGTTAATAACCATCCGAAGGCAAGACCGCAGACTGGTTTAGCAGATGCCGATATTGTATATGAGGCTCTTGCAGAAGGAGAGGTCACAAGGTTTCTAGCTATTTTTCAAAGCAAGGTTCCTAAGATGATTGGTCCTGTCAGAAGCTCAAGGGATTACTATATTGAGCTAGCTAAAGGCTATAACAGCCTCTACCTTGCGCATGGATATAGTCCTGAGGCGAAGAAGCTGTTAACAGAAGGGTATATTGATAACCTTAACGGCATGCAATATGACGGGACGTTATTTCAGCGATCTTCAGAAAGGCAAGCGCCCCACAATTCATATATCAGCTATAGTAATATCCTTAAAGGGGCGGAACAAAATAATTTTCAAATGGATGAAGCTCCAAGTTCCCTTGTCTTCTTGAATGATGATGAAGCACAACAGATACAGGGGGAAGAAGCGAATAAAATATCTATTTATTATGGTTCCAATCCACAGTACAACTCTTTATTTTTTTATGATAAAGATACGGAGAAGTATACTAGATATTCAAATGGCGAAAAAACCACTGATTATGAATCAGGTATGCCTGTGGCTGTAAGCAATGTATTTGTTATAGAAGCAGCGCATCACACAGTAGACAGCAAGGGAAGACGAGATATAGATTTGCAATCTGGTGGGATTGGCTACTTGCTGCAAAAGGGCAAGGTTAGAAAAGTAGAGTGGAAAAACATAGATGGCCGAATTCTCCCAGTTGAGGGAGGCAGGCAAATAGGATTTGTTCCTGGTAAAACATGGATTAACATCATACCTTCCGATCCTGGACTAAACGCAGCCGTTTCATTAGAGACACAATAA
- a CDS encoding adenine deaminase C-terminal domain-containing protein, producing the protein MLEQRYRWKNKVLRKHVSVLNGDIAPSIILQNAKYLNQILRKWICANIWIYQDRIIYVGQDMPANVRGSEIVDCEGQYLVPGYIEPHSHPFQIYNPLTLAQYTSQFGTTTLVNDNLLLALQLDKKKAFSFMGQMRNIPSSMYWWCRYDSQTELAEEERVFSHSNVKSWLEHDAVIQGGELSGWPQLLDGDDMMLHWIQETKRMRKQVEGHFPGASEKTLAKLMLLGVDSDHEAMTGKEVFDRLMQGYMVSLRYSSIRPDLPRLLREMKEIGISQFDKCMLTTDGSPSYFYENGHIDQLIRIAMEQGIPTVDAYNMATINIATYYNMEHLHGNIATGRVADINFLSNPDNPTPHTVLAKGIWVKRADKIVEDVYPSIDWEEFGFEHLAIDWELTSDDMQFSMPFGIKLENSVITKPYSISIDVSGEALSREHDECFFMLLGRSGKWRINTLLKGFSKEIGGLASSYTGDGDIILLGKDQNDMILAFNRLKEIGGGIVIYKDGILAIELPLPLKGVMADIPVHELIKTEKKLLQYIKDAGFPFDDPIYTLVFFSATHLPYIRITQRGLYDVMNKNVLFPSIMR; encoded by the coding sequence ATGTTAGAGCAACGATACCGTTGGAAAAATAAAGTGTTAAGAAAACATGTTTCCGTTTTAAATGGTGATATTGCGCCATCCATCATTTTGCAGAATGCAAAATATCTCAACCAAATATTGCGAAAGTGGATTTGTGCGAACATCTGGATATATCAAGACAGAATAATTTATGTCGGGCAAGATATGCCTGCAAATGTTCGCGGCAGCGAAATTGTCGACTGTGAAGGCCAATATTTAGTGCCAGGTTATATCGAGCCGCATTCTCATCCTTTTCAAATATATAATCCCCTTACTCTTGCTCAATATACATCTCAATTTGGAACAACTACATTGGTGAATGATAATCTGTTATTAGCTTTGCAGTTAGATAAAAAGAAAGCGTTTTCTTTTATGGGGCAGATGCGAAATATTCCTTCCTCTATGTACTGGTGGTGCAGGTATGATTCGCAGACAGAGCTCGCAGAGGAGGAAAGAGTATTCTCCCATAGTAATGTTAAGAGCTGGCTCGAGCATGATGCTGTCATTCAAGGTGGAGAGTTGAGCGGCTGGCCGCAGCTTTTGGATGGTGATGACATGATGCTGCATTGGATTCAAGAAACGAAACGGATGCGTAAACAAGTGGAAGGCCATTTTCCTGGGGCTTCTGAAAAGACTTTAGCAAAGCTGATGCTGCTTGGTGTGGACAGTGATCATGAAGCGATGACAGGCAAAGAGGTGTTTGACCGTTTAATGCAAGGATATATGGTAAGCCTAAGATATTCATCCATTCGCCCTGATTTACCAAGACTGCTACGTGAAATGAAGGAGATTGGGATCAGTCAATTCGATAAATGTATGCTGACAACAGATGGTTCCCCTTCGTATTTCTATGAAAATGGACATATCGACCAGCTTATCCGCATAGCTATGGAACAAGGTATTCCTACTGTAGATGCCTATAATATGGCAACAATAAATATTGCAACATACTACAATATGGAACATCTGCATGGAAATATTGCGACCGGCAGAGTCGCTGATATCAATTTCTTAAGCAATCCTGATAACCCAACGCCACATACTGTATTAGCAAAGGGGATATGGGTAAAACGTGCAGATAAGATAGTGGAAGATGTGTACCCTTCCATCGATTGGGAGGAATTCGGTTTTGAGCATTTAGCGATTGACTGGGAATTGACTAGTGATGATATGCAATTTTCCATGCCATTTGGGATTAAACTCGAAAATTCTGTCATCACAAAACCATATTCTATTTCAATTGATGTATCTGGAGAAGCGCTTTCCCGAGAACATGATGAATGTTTCTTTATGCTGTTAGGAAGAAGCGGAAAATGGAGAATAAATACGCTTTTAAAGGGATTCTCTAAGGAAATAGGCGGCTTGGCGAGCTCCTATACGGGAGATGGGGATATTATTCTGTTAGGAAAAGATCAAAATGATATGATATTGGCCTTTAATAGACTGAAGGAAATAGGTGGGGGAATCGTCATATATAAGGATGGCATACTAGCAATAGAATTGCCATTGCCTTTAAAAGGAGTAATGGCTGATATACCAGTTCATGAACTAATAAAAACAGAGAAAAAGCTATTACAATATATTAAAGACGCTGGCTTTCCATTTGATGATCCAATTTATACACTTGTTTTCTTTTCCGCTACCCATTTACCATATATAAGAATAACCCAGAGAGGTTTATATGATGTCATGAATAAAAATGTACTCTTTCCGTCAATAATGCGTTAA
- a CDS encoding YgaP-like transmembrane domain, translated as MNPKQNISLINAMIRITLGFMFLAWSTAKLVKRPNQQSYLWIALLAGMKIAEGIVRYCPIVAIYDNKEQLMKKNSQHTSHPDSKDKQDHEHKGKNETKAEHTEKASSADIQNIMSEFNPATIFSPDDMKK; from the coding sequence ATGAACCCAAAACAAAATATCAGCTTGATTAATGCTATGATTCGCATCACACTTGGATTTATGTTTTTAGCGTGGAGCACAGCTAAGCTTGTTAAAAGACCCAATCAGCAGTCCTACTTATGGATAGCCTTACTTGCTGGAATGAAAATTGCTGAAGGTATTGTGCGCTATTGCCCGATTGTTGCTATATATGACAATAAGGAACAATTAATGAAGAAAAATTCCCAGCACACTTCTCATCCAGACTCTAAAGACAAACAAGATCACGAACATAAAGGGAAAAACGAAACAAAAGCGGAGCATACAGAAAAGGCTTCATCTGCTGATATTCAAAACATTATGAGTGAATTTAATCCCGCAACAATCTTTTCACCCGATGATATGAAAAAATAA
- a CDS encoding YerC/YecD family TrpR-related protein, with protein MQIDKLRGKELDQLFKSILSLDNLEECYSFFDDLCTVNEIQSLSQRLEVARMLREGNTYHSIEKETGASTATISRVKRCLNYGNDSYAMALDRIKDETPKEENSENE; from the coding sequence ATGCAAATTGATAAACTAAGAGGTAAAGAGCTGGATCAGTTGTTTAAATCCATTCTTTCATTAGACAATTTAGAGGAATGCTATTCGTTTTTTGATGATTTATGTACAGTCAATGAAATCCAATCATTATCACAGCGACTTGAGGTTGCAAGAATGCTGAGAGAGGGAAATACCTATCATAGCATCGAGAAAGAGACTGGTGCCAGTACAGCGACAATTTCACGAGTGAAAAGATGCTTGAACTATGGAAATGATTCATATGCTATGGCATTAGACAGAATTAAGGATGAGACTCCAAAAGAAGAAAATAGCGAAAACGAATAA
- the ligA gene encoding NAD-dependent DNA ligase LigA: MDLQAAEKRTKELHNLLNKYNYEYHVLDNPSVPDAEYDALLKELVDLEETFPALKTSDSPSQRVGGEILDMFQKVQHHSPMLSLGNAFNEADLRDFDRKVRQAIGDSFSYVCELKIDGLAVSLRYVDGLFELGATRGDGTTGEDITANLRTIRSIPLRLSEQVSIEVRGEAFMPKKSFEALNKAKDENGEEPFANPRNAAAGSLRQLDPRIAASRNLDIFLYAIGDPGETGVRSHSQGLDLLDNLGFKTNKERQRCASIEDVLQYVEGWQEKRPHLPYEIDGIVIKVDSLEQQDELGTTAKSPRWAIAYKFPAEEVVTKLLDIELSVGRTGVLTPTALLEPVKVAGTTVKRASLHNEDLIREKDIKIGDSVVVKKAGDIIPEVVNVLVERRTGEEVDFLMPTHCPECESELVRIEGEVALRCINPKCPAQIREGLIHFVSRNAMNIDGLGERVVSQLFQEKLIEDVADLYKLTYEQLISLERMGEKSVTNLLNAINASKSNSLERLLFGLGIRHVGSKAAKTIAMEFGNMEKLAIATREDLTAINEIGDKMADSIVAFFEQEEAAELIQELKDSGVNMEYTGARPVAAEESDSVFAGKTIVLTGKLEQLSRNEAKEQIELLGGKITGSVSKKTDLVIAGEDAGSKLTKAEQLGIEIWDEEKLLEELKG; the protein is encoded by the coding sequence ATGGATCTACAAGCAGCAGAAAAAAGGACAAAGGAACTGCATAACCTTTTAAATAAATATAATTATGAATATCATGTTCTTGATAATCCTTCTGTCCCAGATGCAGAATACGATGCACTACTAAAAGAGCTTGTCGATTTGGAAGAAACCTTCCCTGCCTTAAAAACAAGCGACTCTCCATCCCAAAGGGTTGGAGGAGAAATTTTGGACATGTTCCAAAAGGTGCAGCATCATTCACCAATGCTCAGTCTTGGGAATGCTTTTAATGAAGCTGATTTGCGGGATTTTGACCGAAAGGTGCGCCAAGCAATCGGGGACAGCTTTTCTTATGTTTGTGAGCTGAAGATAGACGGGCTGGCTGTATCTCTACGCTATGTGGACGGATTATTTGAGCTTGGAGCGACAAGAGGAGACGGGACGACAGGTGAAGATATAACGGCTAATCTGCGTACAATTCGTTCCATACCCCTTCGGTTAAGCGAACAAGTAAGCATCGAAGTCCGCGGAGAAGCCTTTATGCCGAAGAAATCTTTTGAGGCTCTTAACAAGGCAAAGGATGAAAATGGAGAAGAACCGTTTGCAAATCCGAGAAATGCGGCTGCAGGCTCTTTAAGACAGCTTGATCCGAGAATTGCAGCTTCCCGTAATCTTGATATATTCCTATATGCGATTGGAGACCCGGGAGAAACGGGTGTCCGCTCACATAGCCAAGGCCTTGATTTACTTGACAATCTTGGCTTTAAAACCAATAAAGAAAGACAGCGCTGTGCATCAATTGAGGATGTTTTACAGTATGTAGAAGGCTGGCAGGAAAAGCGTCCGCATCTTCCTTATGAGATTGACGGAATTGTCATTAAAGTGGATAGCTTAGAACAGCAGGACGAGCTTGGAACTACTGCTAAAAGTCCAAGATGGGCAATAGCTTATAAATTCCCAGCAGAAGAGGTTGTCACAAAGCTTCTTGATATCGAACTTAGTGTTGGCCGAACGGGAGTATTGACGCCAACAGCATTGCTTGAGCCTGTCAAAGTGGCAGGGACGACAGTCAAACGAGCATCATTGCATAATGAAGATCTTATAAGAGAGAAAGATATAAAAATCGGTGACAGTGTTGTCGTCAAAAAAGCAGGCGACATTATTCCTGAGGTTGTGAATGTCCTTGTGGAACGCAGAACGGGTGAGGAAGTTGACTTCTTAATGCCAACACATTGTCCAGAATGCGAAAGTGAATTGGTGAGAATTGAAGGCGAAGTTGCCTTACGATGTATCAATCCAAAATGTCCTGCGCAAATAAGAGAGGGATTAATTCACTTTGTTTCTAGGAATGCGATGAATATTGATGGACTTGGGGAACGAGTTGTCAGCCAGCTGTTCCAGGAAAAACTGATTGAGGATGTTGCTGATCTTTATAAGCTTACATATGAACAGCTTATCTCTCTTGAACGAATGGGTGAAAAGTCAGTTACGAATCTGTTAAATGCAATAAATGCTTCTAAGAGCAACTCATTGGAGAGGCTGCTGTTTGGTCTAGGAATCCGTCATGTCGGTTCAAAAGCTGCTAAAACAATTGCGATGGAATTTGGTAATATGGAGAAGTTGGCAATTGCGACTAGAGAAGATTTGACAGCTATAAATGAAATAGGCGATAAGATGGCTGATTCCATCGTTGCTTTCTTTGAGCAGGAAGAAGCGGCCGAGCTTATTCAGGAATTAAAGGATTCTGGTGTGAACATGGAGTATACAGGAGCAAGACCTGTTGCAGCAGAAGAGTCAGACAGTGTGTTTGCAGGCAAAACGATTGTATTAACTGGTAAGCTTGAACAGCTTTCCCGAAATGAGGCAAAGGAGCAGATTGAGCTCTTAGGCGGAAAAATTACGGGAAGTGTCAGCAAAAAAACCGATCTCGTTATAGCCGGTGAGGATGCAGGAAGCAAGCTGACGAAAGCAGAACAGCTTGGGATTGAGATATGGGACGAGGAAAAGCTGTTGGAAGAACTAAAAGGTTAA
- the pcrA gene encoding DNA helicase PcrA, with translation MQYLTDKILNGLNPEQQKAVKATEGPLLIMAGAGSGKTRVLTQRIAYLMVEKGVNPYNILAITFTNKAAKEMRHRIAAVLGGASEDIWISTFHSMCVRILRKDIDRIGYNRNFTILDTTDQQSVVKQILKERNIDPKKHDPRAILGSISSAKNELITPEEYAKTAGDYFSQIASDVYTEYQRRLRKNHALDFDDLIMQTIHLFQRVPEVLEYYQRKFQYIHVDEYQDTNRSQYMLVKLMASRFRNLCVVGDSDQSIYRWRGADIANILSFEKDYPNAQVVMLEQNYRSTKKILQAANKVIENNSGRKDKNLWTENEDGHKIHYYRADSEQGEAQFVIGKIQEIRRETSKNLADIAILYRTNAQSRVMEEMLLKSNIEYSIVGGIKFYDRKEIKDTLAYLRLIANPDDDISLQRVINVPKRGIGSSSIDKINNFAAMHDMSMYDALESAELIGLSPKITKAVIEFRSFIQRYSEMQEYLSVTELVEEVIEKSGYLDALKAEKSIESQSRIENIEEFMSVTKNFEDTNEDKSLIAFLTDLALVADIDKLDEDGNQADAVVLMTLHSAKGLEFPVVFLIGLEEGVFPHSRSLMEEAEMEEERRLAYVGITRAEQQLFITNAQMRTLFGRTNMNPPSRFIKEIPEELLEGIPERKSESRFASRPAAPAAQARKAVVRPAARTTGGEGIGWNVGDKAVHGKWGTGTVVSVKGEGDSKELDIAFPSPVGIKRLLAKFAPIQKG, from the coding sequence ATGCAATATTTAACAGATAAAATATTAAACGGATTAAATCCTGAACAGCAAAAAGCTGTTAAGGCAACTGAAGGCCCTCTATTGATAATGGCAGGGGCAGGCAGTGGTAAAACAAGAGTATTAACACAAAGAATTGCCTATTTAATGGTCGAAAAAGGGGTAAACCCATATAACATCCTGGCGATTACTTTTACAAATAAGGCAGCAAAGGAAATGAGACACAGGATAGCTGCAGTGCTTGGCGGTGCCAGCGAAGATATTTGGATATCTACTTTCCACTCCATGTGTGTCCGCATTTTGCGAAAGGATATTGATAGAATCGGCTATAACCGAAACTTCACGATATTGGATACGACAGATCAGCAATCTGTTGTTAAGCAAATTTTGAAGGAAAGAAATATTGATCCGAAGAAACATGATCCTCGCGCAATTCTTGGAAGCATCAGCTCTGCCAAAAATGAATTGATTACACCAGAGGAGTATGCAAAAACAGCTGGTGATTATTTTTCTCAAATTGCAAGTGACGTATATACGGAATACCAAAGACGATTGAGAAAGAACCATGCTCTTGATTTTGATGACTTGATTATGCAGACAATTCATCTGTTTCAGCGTGTTCCAGAGGTGCTTGAATACTATCAACGCAAGTTCCAATATATTCACGTTGATGAGTATCAGGATACGAACAGATCACAATATATGCTTGTGAAGCTTATGGCAAGCAGATTCCGCAACCTTTGTGTTGTGGGGGACTCTGACCAGTCTATTTACAGATGGCGCGGAGCGGATATTGCTAACATCCTCTCATTTGAAAAGGATTACCCAAATGCCCAGGTAGTTATGCTGGAGCAAAATTACCGTTCTACGAAAAAGATTCTTCAAGCTGCCAATAAGGTTATAGAAAACAACTCTGGCAGAAAAGACAAAAATCTTTGGACGGAAAATGAAGACGGACATAAAATTCATTACTATCGTGCAGACAGTGAGCAAGGTGAAGCACAGTTTGTAATTGGAAAAATACAGGAAATAAGACGGGAAACTTCAAAAAATCTGGCTGATATTGCTATTCTTTACCGTACAAACGCTCAGTCCCGTGTAATGGAGGAGATGCTTCTTAAATCAAATATCGAGTATTCCATCGTTGGAGGTATAAAGTTCTACGATCGAAAAGAAATTAAAGATACACTCGCTTATTTAAGGCTGATTGCCAACCCGGATGATGATATAAGCTTGCAAAGGGTCATAAATGTACCAAAGCGCGGGATTGGTTCAAGCTCGATTGATAAAATCAACAATTTTGCGGCAATGCATGATATGTCGATGTACGATGCCCTTGAGTCGGCTGAATTAATAGGATTGAGCCCGAAAATTACAAAGGCAGTGATAGAATTCCGCAGTTTCATTCAACGCTACAGCGAAATGCAGGAGTACTTGTCTGTAACAGAGCTAGTGGAGGAAGTTATTGAAAAATCCGGTTATTTAGATGCGCTGAAAGCAGAGAAGTCGATTGAATCTCAAAGTAGAATTGAGAATATCGAAGAGTTTATGTCTGTTACGAAAAACTTTGAAGATACAAACGAAGACAAGTCATTGATTGCATTCCTGACAGACTTGGCACTTGTCGCAGATATCGACAAGCTTGATGAAGACGGCAACCAGGCGGATGCAGTTGTCCTAATGACGCTTCACTCTGCGAAGGGACTAGAATTTCCGGTAGTTTTCCTGATTGGCTTGGAAGAAGGAGTTTTCCCGCATTCCCGTTCACTTATGGAAGAAGCAGAAATGGAAGAGGAAAGAAGACTTGCCTATGTTGGTATTACAAGGGCAGAACAGCAGTTGTTTATCACAAATGCCCAAATGAGAACATTATTCGGACGTACGAATATGAACCCTCCTTCCCGTTTTATAAAGGAAATACCAGAGGAGCTATTGGAAGGAATTCCTGAAAGAAAAAGTGAAAGCCGATTTGCATCAAGACCAGCAGCACCTGCAGCACAAGCAAGAAAAGCAGTTGTTCGCCCTGCGGCAAGGACAACTGGCGGTGAAGGAATTGGCTGGAATGTCGGAGATAAAGCTGTTCACGGAAAATGGGGAACAGGCACAGTCGTTAGCGTCAAGGGCGAAGGAGATTCAAAAGAGCTCGATATCGCTTTCCCAAGCCCGGTGGGTATTAAAAGACTGTTAGCAAAATTCGCGCCGATTCAAAAAGGCTGA
- a CDS encoding SDR family oxidoreductase, with translation MSNLNNPLEQYFTGDFPKQYQDPPGLQQKMEPVPDCGEKSYKGNGRLTNRKALVTGGDSGIGRAAAIAYAREGADVAINYLPEEQADAEEVKELIEAEGRKAILIPGDLSDEAFCGELVKKAYDGLGGLDVLALVAGKQQAVEDIADLTTEQLRSTFEINVFSLFWVVKAALPLLPKGASIITTTSVQGYNPSPNLLDYASTKFAITGFTRGLAKQVAAKGIRVNSVAPGPIWTALQVTGGQPSDQIPQFGQNTPLQRSGQPVELSSVYVFLASEESSYVTAQVYGITGGIELA, from the coding sequence TTGTCTAATCTAAACAATCCATTAGAGCAGTACTTTACAGGAGACTTCCCAAAACAATACCAAGACCCGCCTGGCCTTCAACAGAAAATGGAGCCAGTTCCAGACTGTGGAGAAAAAAGCTATAAAGGAAATGGCAGATTGACAAATCGCAAAGCACTTGTTACTGGAGGAGACTCTGGAATCGGTCGCGCAGCTGCTATTGCTTATGCGAGAGAAGGCGCTGATGTGGCCATCAATTATCTTCCGGAAGAACAGGCAGATGCTGAGGAAGTAAAGGAATTGATTGAAGCAGAAGGAAGAAAAGCTATTTTAATCCCTGGTGATTTGAGCGATGAAGCCTTTTGTGGTGAATTGGTCAAAAAAGCTTATGATGGCTTAGGTGGCCTTGATGTACTGGCATTAGTAGCAGGTAAACAGCAAGCAGTTGAGGATATTGCTGATTTGACGACAGAGCAGCTGCGCAGCACATTTGAAATAAATGTATTTTCATTATTCTGGGTTGTTAAAGCAGCGCTGCCGCTTCTTCCAAAAGGAGCTTCCATTATAACAACTACTTCTGTTCAAGGCTATAATCCAAGTCCAAACCTGTTGGATTATGCATCTACTAAATTTGCCATTACAGGATTTACGCGCGGCCTGGCTAAACAGGTTGCTGCAAAAGGCATCCGTGTTAACTCTGTTGCTCCAGGACCAATCTGGACAGCCTTGCAGGTTACTGGAGGACAACCTAGTGATCAAATTCCGCAATTCGGACAAAATACACCGTTACAACGCAGCGGACAGCCTGTTGAACTATCAAGCGTATATGTTTTCCTTGCATCAGAGGAATCAAGCTACGTTACAGCACAAGTATACGGAATTACAGGCGGTATCGAACTCGCATAA
- a CDS encoding heptaprenylglyceryl phosphate synthase produces MYNVREWRHVFKLDPNKEISDEHLEKIAESGTDAIIIGGTDGVTLENVLSIMSRVRRYTVPCILEISTIDSITPGFDLYFIPAVLNSKDAKWVTGLHHEAVKEYGEIMNWDEILVQGYCILNSDCKAAKATDAMTDLTADDVGAYAMMAENMFNLPILYLEYSGIYGDVEVVKEAKRHLSNTVLFYGGGIKSLEMAQQMAKEADVIVVGNIIYEDLAAALSTVKIKSLH; encoded by the coding sequence ATGTATAATGTCCGTGAGTGGCGTCACGTTTTTAAGTTAGATCCAAATAAAGAAATATCTGATGAACATTTAGAAAAAATAGCAGAGTCTGGAACAGATGCAATTATTATTGGCGGTACAGATGGAGTTACTCTTGAAAACGTACTGAGCATTATGTCCAGAGTTAGAAGATATACAGTGCCATGCATTTTGGAAATATCAACAATTGATTCCATTACACCTGGCTTTGATCTTTATTTTATTCCGGCTGTTCTTAACAGTAAGGATGCAAAATGGGTAACAGGACTGCACCATGAAGCGGTGAAGGAATACGGGGAAATAATGAACTGGGATGAAATACTTGTTCAAGGCTATTGTATATTGAACAGTGATTGTAAAGCAGCAAAGGCAACTGATGCAATGACTGATTTAACTGCAGATGATGTGGGTGCATATGCAATGATGGCAGAGAATATGTTTAATCTTCCTATTCTTTATCTTGAGTACAGCGGAATTTATGGAGACGTTGAAGTTGTGAAGGAAGCAAAAAGACATTTAAGTAATACAGTGCTGTTTTACGGTGGGGGAATAAAATCATTGGAAATGGCACAGCAAATGGCGAAGGAAGCAGACGTTATTGTAGTCGGTAATATTATTTATGAGGATTTGGCTGCTGCTTTAAGCACGGTGAAAATCAAGAGTCTTCATTGA
- the purD gene encoding phosphoribosylamine--glycine ligase: MKVLVIGRGGREHAICTKIKESELVDTLFVAPGNVGMTDVAERITIEETEVDKLVQFAIDNKVNLTVVGPEVPLLLGVVDKLEAAGLKVFGPKQKAAEIEGSKSFAKDLMKKYEIPTGQYETFSDFEQAKAYVLKVGAPIVIKADGLAAGKGVTVAMTVDEALTSLEEMLVGAKFGDASATVVIEEFLAGEEFSLMSFVNGETVIPLEIAQDHKRAYDGDQGPNTGGMGAYSPVPHIDEAIVQTAIETVVKPTVQAMINEGRSFTGILYAGLIATEHGPKVIEFNARLGDPETQVVLPRMKSDLVEILLAILAGETPVIEWYEEDMLGVVVAAKGYPASYGKGAVIKGLENMDDVSVFHAGTSLDEDGNFTVDGGRVLLVAGKSKTIKDAQDKVYKELEKMESDGVFYRKDIGFKAIK, encoded by the coding sequence ATGAAGGTACTCGTAATCGGCCGTGGTGGAAGAGAGCATGCCATTTGCACAAAGATAAAGGAAAGCGAATTAGTCGATACTCTTTTTGTAGCACCAGGAAATGTAGGTATGACAGATGTTGCTGAACGTATCACAATAGAAGAAACTGAAGTAGACAAGCTAGTCCAATTTGCAATAGATAATAAAGTGAATCTGACTGTTGTTGGTCCTGAAGTGCCTTTATTATTAGGTGTTGTTGATAAGCTGGAAGCTGCCGGTCTTAAAGTTTTCGGTCCGAAGCAAAAAGCGGCTGAAATTGAAGGCAGCAAATCCTTTGCAAAGGATTTAATGAAGAAATACGAGATTCCAACAGGACAGTACGAAACATTCTCTGACTTTGAGCAGGCAAAAGCTTATGTATTGAAAGTTGGGGCACCGATTGTCATCAAGGCAGACGGACTTGCGGCAGGGAAAGGTGTTACTGTTGCAATGACAGTGGATGAAGCATTGACAAGTCTTGAGGAGATGCTTGTTGGAGCTAAATTTGGTGATGCGTCTGCTACAGTAGTTATCGAAGAATTTTTGGCAGGCGAGGAATTTTCCTTAATGTCTTTCGTTAACGGAGAAACGGTTATTCCATTGGAAATTGCCCAAGACCATAAACGGGCATATGACGGTGATCAAGGTCCTAATACTGGAGGAATGGGTGCTTATTCTCCTGTTCCTCATATCGATGAAGCAATTGTTCAGACTGCGATTGAAACAGTCGTCAAGCCGACTGTACAGGCGATGATTAATGAAGGAAGAAGCTTTACAGGAATCCTTTATGCCGGTCTTATCGCAACAGAGCACGGTCCGAAGGTTATAGAATTTAATGCTCGTCTTGGAGATCCAGAAACACAGGTTGTTCTTCCAAGAATGAAGTCTGATCTAGTAGAGATTTTATTGGCAATTTTAGCTGGTGAGACTCCTGTCATTGAATGGTATGAAGAGGACATGCTTGGTGTTGTTGTTGCAGCAAAAGGCTATCCGGCGAGCTATGGAAAAGGTGCTGTTATTAAAGGCTTAGAAAACATGGATGATGTATCTGTTTTCCATGCAGGCACAAGTCTTGATGAGGATGGCAACTTTACAGTTGACGGCGGACGTGTTTTACTTGTGGCAGGCAAAAGCAAAACAATCAAGGATGCCCAAGATAAAGTGTATAAAGAGCTTGAGAAGATGGAAAGCGATGGTGTCTTCTATAGAAAAGACATCGGCTTTAAGGCAATTAAATAA